Proteins encoded together in one Rhizobacter sp. J219 window:
- a CDS encoding cytochrome c oxidase assembly protein has product MNHRRRLALLADNRRMVGKLAVVALLMFGFGYALVPMYRAICTALGINVLSVSEKAIPGNSKATPANTQVDTSRTVTVEFDANARGPWDFKPAKRYMEVHPGELTTVMYEFKNIQNRTMAAQAIPSYAPKQATPHFNKLECFCFNEYTLKPGETRQWPVVFVIDPKLPKDVKTITLSYTFFEVGGKVAAPVKTEAKEPQS; this is encoded by the coding sequence ATGAACCACCGACGCCGCCTCGCGCTCCTCGCTGACAACCGTCGTATGGTTGGCAAGCTGGCGGTCGTGGCGTTGTTGATGTTCGGCTTCGGGTATGCGTTGGTGCCGATGTACCGCGCCATCTGCACGGCGCTTGGCATCAACGTGCTGTCAGTCAGCGAGAAGGCCATACCCGGCAACTCGAAGGCCACGCCCGCTAACACGCAGGTCGACACTTCGCGTACGGTCACGGTGGAGTTCGATGCCAATGCGCGCGGGCCGTGGGACTTCAAGCCTGCAAAGCGCTACATGGAAGTGCATCCCGGTGAACTCACGACGGTGATGTACGAGTTCAAGAACATCCAGAATCGCACGATGGCGGCGCAGGCCATCCCGAGTTACGCGCCTAAGCAGGCCACCCCGCATTTCAACAAGCTCGAATGCTTCTGCTTCAACGAATACACGCTCAAGCCAGGCGAGACGCGCCAGTGGCCGGTGGTGTTCGTGATCGACCCGAAGCTGCCGAAGGACGTGAAGACCATCACCCTCTCGTATACCTTCTTCGAGGTGGGCGGCAAGGTGGCGGCGCCGGTGAAGACGGAAGCCAAGGAACCCCAGTCATGA
- a CDS encoding cytochrome oxidase small assembly protein translates to MTTPEQKKSNRRLGLILGSVALIFFLGFMARMVLLGG, encoded by the coding sequence ATGACGACGCCTGAGCAGAAGAAGAGCAACCGCCGGCTGGGCCTGATCCTGGGCTCGGTGGCGCTCATCTTCTTCCTCGGGTTCATGGCTCGCATGGTGCTCCTGGGCGGTTGA